The Budorcas taxicolor isolate Tak-1 chromosome 2, Takin1.1, whole genome shotgun sequence genome window below encodes:
- the FBXL16 gene encoding F-box/LRR-repeat protein 16 — MSSPGVDGDPKPPCLPRNGLVKLPGQPNGLGAASITKGTPAAKNRPCQPPPPTLPPPSLAAPPPRAALAGGLCPQAGLPLGGPALAPVPGPPAERPPLATDEKILNGLFWYFSACEKCVLAQVCKAWRRVLYQPKFWAGLTPVLHAKELYTVLPGGEKEFVNLQGFAARGFEGFCLVGVSDLDICEFIDNYALSKKGVKAMSLKRSTITDAGLEVMLEQMQGVVRLELSGCNDFTEAGLWSSLSARITSLSVSDCINVADDAIAAISQLLPNLAELSLQAYHVTDTALAYFTARQGHSTHTLRLLSCWEITNHGVVNVVHSLPNLTALSLSGCSKVTDDGVELVAENLRKLRSLDLSWCPRITDMALEYVACDLHRLEELVLDRCVRITDTGLSYLSTMSSLRSLYLRWCCQVQDFGLKHLLAMRSLRLLSLAGCPLLTATGLSGLVQLQDLEELELTNCPGATPELFKYFSQHLPRCLVVE; from the exons ATGTCGAGCCCGGGCGTCGACGGCGACCCCAAGCCTCCATGCTTGCCTCGCAATGGCCTGGTGAAGCTGCCAGGCCAGCCCAATGGCCTGGGCGCAGCCAGCATCACCAAGGGCACGCCAGCTGCCAAGAACCGCCCTTGCCAGCCACCCCCGCCCACCCTCCCACCACCCAGCCTGGCTGCCCCACCGCCCCGGGCTGCTCTGGCCGGGGGCCTGTGCCCCCAGGCAGGGCTCCCCCTTGGTGGACCAGCCTTAGCCCCAGTGCCTGGGCCCCCAGCAGAGCGACCGCCCCTGGCCACAGATGAGAAGATCCTCAATGGCCTCTTCTGGTACTTCTCGGCCTGCGAGAAGTGTGTGCTGGCACAGGTGTGCAAGGCCTGGAGGCGTGTGCTCTACCAGCCCAAGTTCTGGGCGGGCCTCACGCCTGTGCTGCACGCCAAGGAGCTCTACACAGTGCTGCCTGGAGGTGAGAAGGAGTTCGTGAACCTGCAGGGCTTTGCAGCACGTGGCTTTGAGGGTTTCTGCCTGGTCGGCGTCTCTGACTTGGACATCTGTGAGTTCATTGACAACTACGCGCTCTCCAAGAAGGGTGTCAAGGCCATGAGCCTCAAGCGTTCCACCATCACTGACGCCGGCCTGGAG GTGATGCTGGAGCAGATGCAGGGTGTGGTGCGCCTGGAGCTGTCAGGTTGCAACGACTTCACCGAGGCTGGGCTGTGGTCCAGCCTGAGTGCGCGGATCACCTCGCTGAGCGTGAGCGACTGCATCAACGTGGCTGACGACGCCATCGCGGCCATCTCGCAGCTGCTGCCCAACCTGGCTGAGCTGAGCTTGCAGGCCTACCACGTGACGGACACAGCCCTGGCCTACTTCACAGCGCGCCAGGGCCACAGCACGCACACGCTGCGCCTGCTCTCCTGCTGGGAGATCACCAACCACGGCGTGGTCAACGTGGTGCATAGCCTGCCCAACCTCACTGCGCTCAGCCTCTCTGGCTGCTCCAAGGTCACGGACGACGGCGTGGAGCTCGTGGCAGAGAACCTGCGGAAGCTCCGCAGCCTCGACCTCTCCTGGTGCCCACGCATCACTGACATGGCGCTCGAGTATGTGGCCTGCGACCTGCATCGCCTGGAGGAGCTCGTGCTGGACAG GTGTGTACGCATCACGGACACTGGCCTCAGCTATTTGTCCACCATGTCGTCCCTCCGCAGCCTCTACCTGCGATGGTGCTGCCAG GTGCAGGACTTCGGGCTGAAGCACCTCCTGGCCATGAGGAGTCTGCGTCTCTTGTCTCTGGCAG GCTGCCCGCTGCTGACCGCCACCGGGCTGTCGGGCCTGGTGCAGCTGCAGGACCTGGAGGAGCTGGAGCTGACCAACTGCCCCGGAGCCACCCCCGAGCTCTTCAAGTACTTCTCGCAGCACCTGCCCCGCTGCCTCGTCGTCGAGTAG